In Patescibacteria group bacterium, one DNA window encodes the following:
- the uvrB gene encoding excinuclease ABC subunit UvrB, whose product MDKFKLKSKFKPTGDQPKAIDELVSGLKKTYKHQTLLGVTGSGKTFTVANVIAKINKPTLVIAHNKTLAAQLCNEFREFFPDNAVEYFVSYYDYYQPEAYLPRTDTYIEKEAMINDEIDRLRHAATQALLTRRDVIIVASVSCIYGLGAPETYEKIVLHLAKDQTITRADLLNQLITMQFTRTNSDLKRGEFRLRGETLEVMPVNQEIIYRMESNAQKIVKIFAIDPVTRKIKDEPSDVWIFPAKHFVTLGPERKRAFKTIKEELKGRLDYFNKNGKLLEAERLERRTNYDLEMIKEVGYCHGIENYSRHLSGRAAGEPPETLLDYFGKNKDWLMVIDESHVTVPQISGMYEGDASRKRALIDFGFRLPSAADNRPLKFSEFEARMPQTIYTSATPADYELTRSGQIVEQIIRPTGLIDPEIIVKPITPKNSSEKSQVDDLMERIADRVKRNERVLVTTLTKKMAEDLSEYLAEKKFKVNYIHSEVETLDRIKILTEFRRGKFDILVGVNLLREGLDLPEVTLVAILDADKEGFLRSETSLIQTIGRAARNVRGQVLLYADQMTGSMERAIKETERRRKTQMEYNKKHGITPKTIQKVIKDIIGQATKKQDAKERRILELDLLGEKGKNIEEIIKEKEKQMKEAAKDLQFELAAILRDEIRELKKSPKHAEAHPGDQTKE is encoded by the coding sequence ATGGACAAATTTAAATTAAAATCTAAATTCAAACCGACTGGCGATCAGCCAAAAGCAATCGACGAGCTGGTTTCTGGTTTGAAAAAAACTTATAAACATCAAACACTCCTCGGCGTCACCGGGTCAGGCAAAACTTTTACCGTAGCTAATGTAATCGCAAAAATTAATAAACCCACTCTCGTTATCGCCCACAATAAAACTCTGGCCGCCCAACTCTGTAATGAGTTTCGCGAATTTTTTCCGGACAATGCCGTGGAATATTTTGTTTCTTATTACGATTACTATCAGCCAGAAGCGTATCTTCCGCGCACTGATACTTACATTGAAAAAGAGGCAATGATTAATGATGAAATTGATCGCCTCCGCCACGCCGCGACCCAGGCGCTTTTAACCCGCCGCGACGTAATCATCGTCGCTTCGGTTTCTTGTATTTATGGTTTGGGCGCCCCTGAAACCTATGAAAAAATTGTTTTGCATTTGGCTAAAGATCAAACTATCACTCGCGCTGATTTATTGAACCAGTTAATCACCATGCAATTTACCCGGACTAACTCCGATTTAAAACGCGGAGAATTTCGTTTGCGCGGCGAGACTCTGGAAGTGATGCCCGTGAACCAAGAAATTATTTATCGTATGGAATCAAACGCGCAAAAAATCGTGAAAATTTTTGCGATTGACCCGGTGACAAGAAAAATAAAAGATGAGCCATCCGACGTTTGGATTTTTCCGGCAAAACATTTTGTCACTCTTGGCCCAGAACGAAAACGGGCGTTTAAAACTATAAAAGAAGAATTAAAAGGCCGCTTGGATTATTTCAATAAAAATGGAAAACTGCTTGAAGCCGAACGCCTGGAGCGCCGGACAAATTACGATTTGGAGATGATAAAAGAAGTAGGCTACTGCCATGGCATTGAAAATTATTCAAGACATTTATCTGGCCGCGCCGCGGGTGAACCGCCGGAAACTCTGCTTGATTATTTTGGAAAAAATAAAGATTGGCTAATGGTAATTGATGAATCGCATGTCACCGTGCCGCAAATTTCCGGAATGTATGAAGGCGATGCTTCGCGAAAAAGAGCGTTAATTGATTTTGGTTTTCGCCTACCTTCTGCCGCCGATAATCGGCCGCTGAAATTTTCTGAATTTGAAGCGCGGATGCCACAGACAATCTATACTTCGGCCACGCCGGCTGATTACGAATTAACTCGGAGCGGACAAATCGTTGAACAAATTATCAGACCAACCGGTCTTATTGACCCTGAAATTATTGTTAAACCCATTACGCCAAAAAATTCTAGTGAAAAATCTCAGGTTGATGATTTAATGGAACGAATCGCCGACCGCGTAAAACGAAACGAACGCGTTCTTGTCACAACTCTTACTAAAAAAATGGCGGAAGATTTAAGCGAATATCTGGCGGAGAAAAAATTTAAAGTTAACTACATCCACAGCGAAGTGGAAACATTGGACCGGATAAAAATCCTAACTGAATTTCGCCGGGGAAAATTTGATATTTTAGTTGGTGTCAATTTATTGCGCGAAGGATTGGATTTGCCGGAAGTGACGCTCGTCGCGATTTTGGACGCGGACAAAGAAGGATTTTTGCGAAGCGAAACTTCACTTATTCAAACAATCGGCCGGGCGGCGAGAAATGTCCGCGGCCAAGTTTTACTTTATGCCGACCAGATGACCGGCTCCATGGAACGGGCGATCAAAGAAACCGAACGCCGGCGCAAAACGCAAATGGAATATAACAAAAAACACGGCATCACGCCGAAGACTATTCAAAAGGTTATTAAAGATATTATCGGCCAGGCGACAAAAAAACAAGATGCTAAAGAACGAAGAATTTTGGAATTGGATTTACTTGGAGAAAAGGGAAAAAATATTGAGGAGATAATTAAAGAAAAAGAAAAACAAATGAAAGAAGCGGCTAAAGATTTACAGTTTGAATTAGCGGCAATTTTACGCGATGAAATCCGGGAATTAAAAAAATCCCCGAAACATGCCGAAGCACATCCCGGGGACCAAACGAAGGAATGA
- a CDS encoding slipin family protein: MDNVLITIGIIVAAIILASIRQVNQYQRGVKFTMGRYTGIMAPGWRLVVPVFQTARKVDMRIKAVDVPDQEAITKDNISVRVNAVIYYKVRDANQVIIEVEDFGYATSQLAQTTMRNVVGEVNLDELLSGREAIAEKIREIVDKATDAWGIEVHSVELKDVTLPEEMKRVIGKQAEAEREKRSVIIKAEGEVIAAENLAKAANTLASSDGALHLRTLSTINDVSSDQSNTIVFAIPLEILRAFERIGKKDKEKEQA; encoded by the coding sequence ATGGACAATGTTTTAATTACGATCGGTATAATCGTGGCAGCGATTATATTAGCTTCAATCAGGCAGGTGAACCAATACCAGCGAGGCGTAAAATTTACGATGGGCAGATACACCGGAATTATGGCGCCGGGTTGGCGTTTGGTAGTTCCTGTTTTTCAGACTGCCAGAAAAGTTGATATGAGAATTAAGGCGGTCGATGTTCCGGACCAGGAGGCGATTACTAAAGATAACATTTCCGTGCGCGTCAACGCCGTGATTTATTACAAAGTCCGCGACGCGAATCAAGTGATTATTGAAGTGGAAGATTTTGGTTATGCCACTTCGCAACTTGCCCAGACGACGATGAGAAATGTTGTTGGCGAAGTAAATCTTGATGAATTGCTTTCAGGTCGTGAAGCCATTGCGGAAAAAATCAGAGAAATTGTTGACAAGGCAACTGATGCCTGGGGAATTGAGGTTCATTCAGTGGAATTAAAAGATGTGACTTTGCCGGAAGAAATGAAACGGGTGATTGGCAAACAGGCCGAAGCGGAAAGAGAAAAAAGATCAGTAATTATTAAAGCCGAAGGTGAAGTGATTGCCGCGGAAAATTTAGCCAAGGCGGCGAATACTTTGGCTTCCTCCGACGGTGCGTTACATCTTCGCACTTTGAGCACGATTAATGACGTGAGCTCTGATCAATCAAATACAATTGTTTTTGCCATTCCGCTCGAAATTTTGCGGGCGTTTGAAAGAATAGGGAAAAAGGATAAAGAAAAAGAGCAGGCGTAA
- a CDS encoding bacteriohemerythrin has protein sequence MPFTWNENYSVGVKIFDDQHRRYIDIANQIDALSMQDGVNQEKILMSLIEFSNYAALHFSSEETYFEEYKFPGSELHVAEHNRYREKIKEFLARAQSPNADVKKIAHELADFAVDWLLRHVISMDKHYTDFFNARGIK, from the coding sequence ATGCCATTTACCTGGAACGAAAATTACAGCGTTGGCGTAAAAATTTTTGACGACCAACATCGGCGCTACATAGATATCGCAAACCAGATTGACGCTCTATCCATGCAAGACGGGGTCAACCAAGAAAAAATATTAATGAGCCTAATTGAGTTTAGCAACTACGCCGCTCTTCACTTTTCTTCCGAAGAAACTTATTTTGAAGAATACAAATTTCCAGGAAGCGAACTTCACGTCGCCGAACACAACCGCTACCGCGAAAAGATAAAAGAATTTTTAGCCAGAGCGCAAAGTCCGAACGCGGATGTGAAAAAAATCGCCCATGAACTTGCTGACTTTGCCGTAGATTGGCTCTTGCGGCACGTTATTTCCATGGATAAACACTACACTGATTTCTTCAACGCCCGGGGAATAAAATAA
- a CDS encoding cyclic nucleotide-binding domain-containing protein, with protein MSEESVGNTAEGCSDNQPMGEDTLTGATGRFEFPGNYDEFLDKLLHMAEERGWAKTFLAGEWVFHAGEVPEECWLIGVGRVSQYRGDARINELGKRRFLGMRAFHLQVPHTTSAQALEPSVLIKIGGEFYQKLLSHPEFVDVAIKQYEQEVQRVGDEVMRYRAQLEAARRDNAILQRAVGEYEKEADDAPRDKKASVTERLLRLLRPDLEEADRRVGAMLAGLPEETQRTLRNNGDFGQLNAIITRCWNRVRPLTFLRK; from the coding sequence GTGAGCGAAGAAAGCGTGGGCAACACGGCAGAGGGTTGTTCGGACAATCAGCCGATGGGTGAAGACACCCTGACCGGGGCCACCGGCCGATTCGAGTTCCCAGGGAATTATGACGAATTTCTTGACAAGTTGCTGCACATGGCGGAGGAGCGCGGCTGGGCCAAGACTTTTCTTGCCGGCGAGTGGGTTTTTCACGCCGGAGAGGTGCCGGAAGAGTGTTGGCTCATCGGTGTAGGGAGGGTTAGCCAATATCGGGGAGATGCTCGCATCAACGAATTGGGTAAGCGGCGATTCCTTGGTATGAGGGCTTTCCATCTCCAGGTTCCACACACCACTTCGGCGCAGGCTCTTGAGCCCAGCGTCCTGATCAAAATTGGCGGCGAGTTCTACCAGAAGCTTCTTTCTCATCCCGAGTTCGTAGATGTGGCCATCAAGCAGTACGAGCAGGAGGTTCAGCGAGTCGGTGATGAGGTAATGAGGTACCGCGCTCAACTTGAGGCGGCGCGCCGCGATAACGCGATTCTTCAGCGGGCGGTGGGGGAATACGAAAAGGAAGCCGATGATGCGCCCCGAGATAAAAAGGCGAGCGTAACAGAGCGTCTTTTGAGGCTTCTTCGCCCGGATCTGGAAGAAGCCGATCGGCGCGTCGGCGCGATGCTGGCGGGGTTGCCGGAGGAAACGCAGAGGACGCTGCGGAACAACGGAGATTTCGGCCAACTCAACGCCATCATCACCCGATGTTGGAATCGGGTTCGTCCTCTCACGTTTCTACGCAAGTAG
- the xerA gene encoding site-specific tyrosine recombinase/integron integrase, whose translation MANLDTLITQFLEYLEIEKNRSNKTVRNYDFYLKRFNEWIGNASPAGITQEKIRQYRLWLNRFADEHGRTLKKNTQNYHLIALRAFLKYLAKRDIKTLSAEKIELGKMPERVVDFLEGSDLERILEAPTLGEAPEIIKKRDKAILEMLFSTGLRVSELANLKKEQVNLKKEEFTVRGKGDKPRVVFISNQAKFWVKQYLDARQDVSPFLFVSHDRAHESEGALTPRSVERLVKKYSKIAGITKKVTPHTMRHSYATDLLMNGADIRSVQAMLGHSSITTTQIYTHITNQQLRDVHKSFHGRRRGK comes from the coding sequence ATGGCCAACCTCGACACTCTAATCACCCAATTTCTAGAATATCTGGAAATAGAGAAAAACCGTTCAAACAAAACTGTACGGAATTATGATTTTTATTTAAAAAGATTTAATGAATGGATTGGTAACGCTTCCCCGGCTGGCATCACTCAAGAAAAAATCCGCCAATATCGCCTTTGGCTTAATCGTTTTGCCGACGAGCACGGCCGCACTCTGAAAAAAAATACTCAAAACTATCATCTGATCGCCCTTCGCGCCTTTCTAAAATACCTGGCCAAGCGCGACATCAAAACACTATCCGCGGAAAAAATTGAATTAGGAAAAATGCCCGAACGGGTGGTGGATTTTTTGGAAGGAAGTGATTTGGAACGAATTCTTGAAGCGCCGACGCTCGGTGAGGCACCGGAAATTATTAAAAAAAGAGACAAGGCAATTTTGGAAATGCTTTTCTCTACCGGACTTCGCGTTTCCGAATTGGCAAATTTAAAAAAAGAACAAGTTAATTTAAAAAAAGAAGAATTTACTGTCCGTGGTAAAGGCGATAAACCGCGCGTGGTCTTTATATCTAACCAAGCAAAATTCTGGGTCAAACAATATCTAGACGCGCGCCAGGACGTTTCTCCATTTTTATTTGTTTCGCACGACCGGGCGCATGAAAGCGAAGGCGCGCTCACTCCCCGGAGTGTGGAACGGCTTGTAAAAAAATATTCTAAAATTGCGGGCATCACCAAAAAAGTTACGCCGCACACCATGCGCCATTCTTATGCTACAGATTTGCTAATGAATGGCGCCGATATTCGCTCGGTCCAGGCCATGCTCGGCCATTCTTCAATTACTACCACCCAGATTTACACCCATATCACCAATCAGCAGCTCCGTGACGTACATAAAAGTTTCCATGGCCGCCGCCGCGGTAAATAA
- a CDS encoding DUF134 domain-containing protein: protein MSRPRLCRKISFNPRVDYFKPRGVPMKELEIVELTAEEMEAYRLRHINDMDQLEAAKKMRTSQSTYQRILYSAYKKIADALINGKAIKIIKS from the coding sequence ATGTCCAGACCAAGGCTTTGCCGAAAAATTTCATTCAACCCACGGGTTGACTACTTCAAACCTCGAGGCGTGCCGATGAAGGAACTTGAAATTGTGGAATTGACTGCCGAAGAGATGGAGGCTTATCGGCTGAGACACATTAACGATATGGATCAACTGGAAGCCGCGAAAAAAATGCGCACTTCTCAGAGCACATATCAGCGGATATTATATTCGGCTTATAAAAAAATCGCCGATGCTTTAATAAATGGCAAGGCGATAAAAATTATAAAAAGTTGA
- a CDS encoding thioredoxin family protein → MTIQVLGSGCPTCKKLYDLTKQAAAEVGFKGDVKYTTDIQKMLEMGIMQSPAVAIDGKPVLSGRVPSLDELKKIIKEKI, encoded by the coding sequence ATGACTATTCAAGTTTTGGGCTCGGGTTGCCCGACCTGTAAAAAATTATATGATCTGACCAAACAAGCCGCAGCCGAAGTCGGCTTCAAGGGCGATGTAAAATACACAACCGACATCCAAAAAATGCTCGAGATGGGCATAATGCAAAGCCCGGCTGTAGCCATTGATGGCAAACCTGTTCTTTCCGGTCGCGTGCCGAGTCTAGATGAACTCAAAAAAATTATTAAAGAAAAAATCTAA
- a CDS encoding NYN domain-containing protein, whose product MVTYKEQRVGVFIDVQNMYYSAKNLYNAKVNFGNILETAVGNRKLIRAIAYVVKTKTGEEKVFFEALEKLGLETREKELMVYDGAKKADWDVGICIDSIALAERLDVIVLVSGDGDFIPLVQYLKMNKGCRVESIAFRETTSTKLIETVDNFHDLSHDKRRYLISGRTKRTVL is encoded by the coding sequence ATGGTAACTTATAAAGAACAACGCGTCGGAGTTTTTATCGACGTGCAGAATATGTATTATTCGGCGAAAAATCTTTACAACGCAAAAGTAAATTTTGGTAATATTTTGGAAACAGCGGTGGGCAACAGAAAGTTGATTCGCGCCATCGCTTATGTTGTTAAAACTAAAACTGGCGAGGAAAAAGTTTTCTTTGAAGCGCTGGAAAAACTTGGGCTTGAAACTCGCGAAAAAGAATTGATGGTTTATGACGGCGCGAAAAAGGCCGACTGGGACGTGGGAATTTGTATCGATTCCATTGCTTTGGCTGAGAGGCTTGATGTGATTGTTTTGGTTTCTGGTGACGGAGATTTTATTCCGCTAGTGCAATATTTAAAGATGAATAAAGGATGCCGAGTGGAATCAATCGCTTTCCGGGAAACAACTTCCACAAAACTCATAGAAACGGTTGACAATTTTCACGATTTAAGTCATGATAAAAGGCGCTACTTAATTAGTGGTCGGACAAAAAGAACAGTATTATAA
- a CDS encoding DUF5320 domain-containing protein, translating into MPKMNGTGPTGQGAGTGRGMGPCGAGTRMGWGCRGGYGMGRRRFISPKNELAALEEEEKMLLEELEIIKSEKEAIKSQK; encoded by the coding sequence ATGCCAAAAATGAACGGAACTGGTCCTACGGGCCAAGGAGCTGGCACTGGCAGGGGAATGGGCCCTTGCGGAGCCGGTACAAGAATGGGTTGGGGTTGTCGTGGCGGATATGGTATGGGTCGCAGGAGATTTATTTCTCCTAAAAATGAATTGGCCGCCCTAGAAGAGGAAGAAAAGATGCTCCTGGAGGAATTAGAAATTATTAAGTCTGAAAAGGAAGCCATAAAATCCCAAAAATAA
- a CDS encoding permease, with amino-acid sequence MDIFSPVQKLADWLSYSVFRLQPDTILGGAVSYFIYDSIKIGLLLFFIIFFVSFIRSYLPPEKIKKILTNKFEFLGNILAALIGIVTPFCSCSAVPLFIGFVESGVPLGVTFSYLVSAPMVNEVAAVLLLGMFGWKIAAIYIISGVTIAVLTGFVMGKMNLHHLVEDYVWKIKVGDTAEKNKKDFKKRLAESYTYTMNLIKGVYPYVLIGVGLGAFIHGYAPENLLSRIVGKGNLFAVPLAVLIGVPLYSNAAGVIPIVRSLIEKGLPLGTALAFMMSVTALSLPEMIILKKVLKPKLLAIYIIILTVGIIFTGFLFNWIM; translated from the coding sequence ATGGATATTTTCAGTCCAGTCCAAAAATTGGCTGACTGGTTAAGCTACTCTGTTTTTCGATTGCAACCAGACACTATTTTGGGCGGAGCGGTCAGTTATTTTATTTACGATAGTATCAAAATAGGTCTCTTACTGTTTTTTATTATCTTTTTTGTTTCTTTCATCCGTTCCTACTTGCCGCCGGAAAAAATAAAAAAAATTCTCACCAATAAGTTTGAATTTTTAGGAAATATCCTGGCAGCCTTGATCGGCATCGTCACGCCCTTCTGTTCTTGCTCGGCCGTTCCCCTCTTCATTGGCTTTGTGGAAAGCGGAGTGCCGCTCGGCGTGACATTTTCCTATCTTGTTTCCGCACCAATGGTGAACGAAGTGGCGGCCGTTTTACTTTTAGGAATGTTCGGCTGGAAAATAGCCGCCATTTATATTATTTCCGGGGTCACAATAGCCGTTTTGACTGGCTTTGTGATGGGGAAAATGAATTTGCATCACTTAGTTGAAGATTATGTCTGGAAAATCAAAGTCGGCGATACGGCCGAAAAAAATAAAAAGGATTTCAAAAAAAGATTAGCCGAATCATACACCTACACAATGAATTTAATTAAGGGCGTTTATCCCTACGTTTTAATTGGCGTAGGCCTTGGGGCGTTTATCCACGGCTACGCCCCGGAAAATCTTTTGAGCCGTATTGTCGGGAAGGGAAACTTGTTCGCCGTGCCTTTAGCTGTTTTAATCGGCGTGCCGCTTTATTCCAATGCCGCCGGAGTTATCCCGATTGTCAGATCATTAATTGAAAAAGGTCTGCCGCTCGGAACCGCCCTGGCTTTTATGATGTCCGTGACGGCGCTCTCATTGCCAGAAATGATTATTCTGAAAAAAGTTTTAAAACCAAAACTTTTGGCTATTTATATAATTATTTTAACTGTAGGAATTATTTTCACTGGTTTTCTATTCAATTGGATAATGTAA
- a CDS encoding YibE/F family protein, translating to MAKITKIIILIMVATFIATPNFVFAQEDSEQNNYQEEIFEAKVLEILEQKETIREDGSKSILQKLKLKGLEGKWKDQEIIFDGTEVDVIAKNLYKKGNKVLVSHSQDGDGNDYYYVTDFVRRENLYFLAVIFVLIILITGKWRGFRALLGLIFSFFIILKIIIPQILNGHNALFISLTSALLIIFVSTYLVYGLNKKSTIAILGTFAGIAIVGFFSILFTNLTKLAGFAEEETIYLVGLTGGNINLQGLLLAGFIVGALGVLDDITVSQVSTVQEIHGTDPSLTRLAIYKKAMRVGVDHIASMVNTLFLAYAGAALPLLLLFSFKQPPFLTFSQIINHEIIATEIVRTLVGSIGLALAVPITTFLAAYFYKNKNLNGTGMENIKSEQI from the coding sequence ATGGCCAAAATAACAAAAATTATTATTTTGATAATGGTGGCTACTTTTATCGCGACCCCCAATTTTGTTTTTGCCCAAGAAGATTCTGAGCAAAATAATTACCAGGAAGAAATATTTGAAGCCAAAGTTTTAGAAATTTTAGAACAAAAAGAAACCATAAGGGAAGACGGATCAAAATCCATTTTACAAAAACTAAAGCTCAAAGGCCTGGAAGGAAAATGGAAAGATCAAGAAATTATTTTTGACGGTACCGAGGTAGATGTCATTGCCAAAAATTTATATAAGAAGGGAAATAAAGTTTTGGTTTCTCATAGCCAAGATGGCGACGGCAATGATTATTATTATGTTACCGACTTTGTCCGAAGAGAAAATCTTTATTTTCTCGCTGTAATTTTTGTTTTAATTATTTTAATCACTGGAAAGTGGCGCGGCTTCAGGGCTCTCCTTGGACTTATTTTCAGTTTTTTTATTATTTTAAAAATTATTATTCCCCAAATTTTAAATGGGCATAACGCTTTATTCATCAGCCTGACCTCTGCGCTATTAATAATTTTTGTTTCCACTTATTTGGTTTACGGATTAAATAAAAAATCAACCATAGCTATTTTAGGCACCTTTGCGGGCATCGCCATTGTCGGATTTTTTTCAATACTTTTTACTAATCTGACTAAACTTGCTGGTTTTGCCGAGGAAGAGACGATTTATTTAGTTGGTCTGACGGGCGGAAATATAAACCTGCAAGGATTGCTGCTCGCCGGTTTTATCGTCGGCGCATTGGGCGTTCTGGATGACATAACCGTAAGCCAAGTTTCCACGGTTCAGGAAATCCATGGTACTGATCCAAGTTTAACAAGGTTGGCAATTTACAAAAAAGCAATGCGGGTTGGAGTTGATCACATTGCTTCCATGGTTAATACTTTATTTTTGGCCTACGCGGGTGCCGCCCTCCCTCTCCTTTTACTTTTCTCATTCAAACAGCCGCCATTTTTAACTTTTAGCCAAATAATCAACCACGAAATTATCGCCACGGAAATTGTAAGAACATTGGTCGGGAGCATCGGTCTGGCCTTGGCTGTGCCCATCACTACTTTTTTAGCCGCTTATTTTTATAAAAATAAAAATCTTAACGGGACGGGCATGGAGAATATAAAATCTGAGCAAATCTAA
- a CDS encoding cupin domain-containing protein: protein MMVKSLTQGGSLIKPPRSEKIKSGLVILKKGEEVGEHITDNREEVIIILQGEALVILENQKRMVKENNLIFIPKDKKHNLKNKSNKILKYIYVVSLLNK from the coding sequence ATGATGGTTAAATCGTTAACACAAGGGGGATCGTTGATAAAACCTCCAAGATCAGAAAAAATAAAATCAGGATTAGTTATCTTAAAGAAAGGTGAAGAGGTCGGTGAACACATAACAGATAATCGCGAAGAGGTAATTATTATTCTTCAGGGCGAAGCATTAGTAATTTTAGAAAATCAAAAACGGATGGTTAAAGAAAATAATCTTATTTTTATTCCTAAAGATAAGAAACACAATCTAAAAAATAAATCTAATAAAATCTTAAAATATATTTACGTTGTTTCTTTGCTAAATAAATAA
- the rpsO gene encoding 30S ribosomal protein S15: MLDKKAKDKIIEKFRIHETDTGSPQVQVAILTSEIKELVEHLKEHKKDFSSRRGLLKKVGERRRLLKYLEREDKKGHAELMEKLKL; this comes from the coding sequence ATGTTAGACAAAAAAGCAAAAGACAAAATTATTGAGAAATTTCGGATTCACGAAACTGACACTGGTTCGCCGCAAGTGCAGGTCGCCATTTTGACATCAGAGATCAAAGAATTGGTGGAGCACTTGAAGGAACACAAAAAAGACTTCTCTTCTCGCCGCGGTTTGCTGAAAAAAGTCGGTGAACGGCGCAGACTATTAAAATATTTGGAAAGAGAGGATAAAAAGGGTCATGCCGAGTTAATGGAAAAATTAAAATTATAA